Within the Halorhabdus rudnickae genome, the region GGCGTAGAACATCTGGCCGGGTTCGAGGCGGTCCTTCCGCTTGACTCGCGAGGGATCGACCTCGATCGCGCCGGTCTCGCTGGACATGACGAGTCGGTCTTCGTCCGTGACGAGATACCGGCACGGGCGCAGGCCGTTCCGGTCGAGGATCGCGCCGACGCTGAATCCGTCGGTGAAGGCCACCAGTGCGGGGCCGTCCCAGGGTTCGTTGATCGTCGAGTGGTACTGATAGAAGTTCTTGCGGTCCTGATCCAGATAGTCCGACTCTTCCCAGGCCTCCGGGACGAGCATCCGGAGGGCGTGCGGGAGCGACCGCCCGCCCTCGACGAGCAGTTCGAGGACGTTGTCGACGACGGCCGTGTCACTCTGTCCCTCCTCGGTGATCGGTTTCAGCTTCTCGATGTCCTCGCCGAAGACGGGACTGGCGAGATCCGCTTCGCGGGCATGCATCCAGTTGAGATTCCCCCGGAGCGTGTTGATCTCCCCGTTGTGTATGATGTTCCTGTACGGGTGAGCGAGATCCCACGCACCCAGCGTGTTCGTCGAGAACCGCGAGTGGACGAACACCAGACTCGTCTCGACGCGTTCGTCCGAGAGATCCTCGTAGTACGTGCGGACCTGGGCGTTGGTCAACAGTCCCTTGTAGACGAGCTTCCGGCGGTCGAGCGAGCAAACGTAAAAACGTTCGTGACCCGGCGGCTGTTGTTCGTCGACCCGTGACTCGATGACGTTCCGGAGGACGTACAGTGCCGTATCGAGTTCCGCGGGATCGAGGTCGTCCCGCGGCTCGACGAAGAACTGCGTCACGTCCGGTTCGCCCTCCAGGGCAGTCGCCCCCAGTCCTTCGTTGTCCGTGGGTACGTCCCGCCAGGTGAGTACGTCGAAACCCTCCTCGTCGGCTACCGATTCGATGATCTCACGAAGCTTCGCGGCCGACTCTTCTCGCGGAAAGAAGACCTGACCGACGCCGTAGTCGTCGAAATCGTAGCCCGCGAGTGCGTCGACCTCTTCGCTGAAGAAAGCGTGGGGCTTCTGAATCAAAATCCCTGCCCCGTCGCCCGTATTCTCCTCGGCACCGCGAGCACCGCGGTGGTCGAGGTTCTCGAGCAGTGAGAGCCCCTCGGAGACGATGCCGTGTTCCTTCTCGCCGTCGAGGTTAAGCAAGACACCGACGCCACAGTTTGACTTCTGGGTTGACCCGTCGGTCAATCCTCGCTTACCGTCGGGTACCGTTGGTGTATTCATCGTGTGTGTACTTATCACAGACCGGCATAAGGGGCGGGGTGCGTGCAGGAATTGCGTCCCCTCCGCTGGCTCTCGAACGACCGGCCGGTATTCTCTCCACACGTGGCGTGTTCGTCTCTGTTATCCACACAATACCGGACGTTCGGTCACTGTGTGGCCGATGGATGAAAAACTATCATGATCGAGGTTGTACGAAATGGCTGGTGTCCATTCTCACTGATGGACTGGACTTTACTTCGGGTGACATTCCGAGCCAGTTGTCAGCGATCGTTACCGCAGTCGGTGTGATTCTTGAGTCTCTTCGCGGGGAGACCATACCAGTCGTCTTCACCGACAACATCGAAGCCTTGTGCCTCGAAGAACCCAACGGCGACGGTCGGCGCACTCACTCCAAGTTCGTCCAGATTCAGTTTGCAGGCGCGGTCCTCTACCCTGTCTACGAGCGCGCTCCCGAACCCCTCTCGTTGGTAGTCGGTATTGGTCGCGATCGACAGAATTTCACCCGTGTCCTCGTCGAAGGCGGCGTAGGCGACGGGCGTGATCTCGGTCTCGGCGACGAGGACAGTCATCGCCTCGCTGTCGATCCAGGTCGTGAGGTCTGTTCGCGGGTCAGCAACGAGGTCCGCGTACTGCTGGCGATCGTAGACGTCGCTGCAGGCGGCCTCGATCGCCTGTCCCCGAAGGATCCCGAGGCTCGGCACGTCTCCGACAGTCGCCGTCCGGATCGTGACTTTCATCGCTCTCGTCTCGACTATCGCCTCCCGACTTATAGCTGCTTGCCGATCGTGGTCGGTCTCTGCACGGTTTCTGGCGAGCGGGAAAGCAAGTCCCGACGCCACTGTGTGTCATCCCATTGCAGTCTGCCGATCGTCCGACTGAAGTCTGACGGTGATTTATGTGTCTTCCCACGCCAGAATCGCCCGGGGGCACCTGAAACGTCACACGCTCCCCTTCCCTTCTAACGACTCTATCGAGACGACCATTACCGTCGATTGTGTGGTTTTCTCCGGTGGGGAGCGATCACCGGTGTTCTGCTGGCAATGGCTGCGTTCATCGAGGCCGAGCTCACTGTCGAAATTGCCAGACTGGTACACTAGATCTATTTTCGGAGAAAGTGCTCTCAGTTGACGCTGTTCCATTCGCCCTCACTGCTCGTCGAGGTGGGTCGCAAGTGCCTCGATAACAGTGTCCGCGTCGATATCCTCGCGGTCGAATCCGACAGGTGGGAGCGACCGACGACGGTGAACAGCGATAGCGTCGTCGCTGGCAGTAAAGTCAGTGCAATTGTCCCAGTGAATTATATTCCGGGCTCGCTGCTCGTATATTTCCAGACCA harbors:
- a CDS encoding GNAT family N-acetyltransferase; its protein translation is MKVTIRTATVGDVPSLGILRGQAIEAACSDVYDRQQYADLVADPRTDLTTWIDSEAMTVLVAETEITPVAYAAFDEDTGEILSIATNTDYQREGFGSALVDRVEDRACKLNLDELGVSAPTVAVGFFEAQGFDVVGEDDWYGLPAKRLKNHTDCGNDR